A part of Deltaproteobacteria bacterium genomic DNA contains:
- a CDS encoding copper resistance protein B produces MNFGVQPIPDNEIFAVFRGDRLEYQSNDGEGGLFWDVQAWGGTDYSKLWFKSEGFWLFDKETFEEAGVELFYSRNIATFWDLQAGVRHDFEPHPTRTFAALGIEGLARYWFEVDVTAYISQDGDLSANLEAEYDLLLSQRLILQPRFEIDVAVQEVEELSIGQGINDIELGARLRYEIRREFAPYIGVSWSRKLGETADLAEADGESIETTSLVAGIKFWF; encoded by the coding sequence ATGAATTTCGGCGTACAGCCCATTCCCGACAACGAAATCTTCGCCGTTTTCCGTGGGGACCGCCTGGAGTACCAAAGCAATGATGGAGAGGGCGGTCTTTTCTGGGATGTTCAGGCATGGGGCGGCACGGATTATAGCAAGCTCTGGTTCAAGAGCGAGGGCTTTTGGCTGTTCGACAAAGAGACGTTCGAGGAGGCCGGGGTGGAGCTGTTTTACAGCCGTAACATTGCCACGTTCTGGGATTTGCAGGCCGGTGTCAGACACGATTTCGAGCCGCATCCGACCCGGACCTTCGCCGCGCTGGGCATCGAGGGGCTGGCGCGCTATTGGTTTGAAGTGGATGTGACCGCATATATAAGCCAGGACGGCGACCTCTCGGCCAACCTGGAAGCCGAGTACGACCTGCTCCTCAGTCAAAGGCTGATCTTGCAGCCGCGCTTCGAGATCGACGTTGCAGTGCAGGAGGTCGAGGAACTCAGCATCGGCCAGGGCATCAATGACATCGAGTTGGGCGCCCGCCTTCGCTACGAAATCCGAAGAGAATTCGCCCCCTACATCGGGGTTTCCTGGAGCCGGAAGCTTGGCGAGACAGCGGATTTGGCTGAGGCCGACGGTGAAAGCATCGAGACAACCTCCCTCGTGGCAGGTATCAAATTCTGGTTTTGA